From the Oleiharenicola lentus genome, one window contains:
- a CDS encoding secondary thiamine-phosphate synthase enzyme YjbQ → MPVHQTALTIRTRGKGTYEITDEVARALWASGLKQGVATVFCQHTSCSLVLMENADPSARRDLEAWLDRLVPEDDPHFTHTLEGSDDMPSHIRMALTRSSESVPFADGELLLGTWQGIFLWEHRRAPHTRNVVVTFVG, encoded by the coding sequence ATGCCTGTTCACCAGACCGCTCTCACGATCCGCACGCGGGGGAAGGGCACCTATGAGATCACCGACGAAGTGGCGCGGGCGCTGTGGGCCAGCGGGCTGAAGCAGGGCGTGGCCACGGTGTTCTGCCAGCACACGAGCTGCAGTCTCGTGCTGATGGAGAACGCCGATCCCTCCGCGCGGCGCGATCTCGAAGCGTGGCTGGACCGGCTCGTGCCGGAGGATGATCCGCATTTCACGCACACGCTCGAAGGCTCCGACGACATGCCGAGCCACATCCGCATGGCGCTCACGCGGAGCAGCGAGAGCGTGCCGTTTGCCGACGGCGAACTGCTGCTCGGCACCTGGCAGGGAATCTTCCTCTGGGAACACCGTCGCGCGCCGCACACGCGGAACGTGGTGGTGACGTTTGTGGGGTGA
- a CDS encoding PEGA domain-containing protein has product MHPHASPSAFGQLAVSALCIVLLLAAGCSKSPEEQRAVAKAEKARTTGALTVKSNLPAATFTVAPVTSGTETAPAPLTGSLDQPLGGLPPGKYAVTLRADGWPEIGGQVDVTAGQTAEIALNFKSGSLKLESEPTGATVKLGATALGKTPLTIPMLPPGDCTLTLELPSWPALAFKTTITEDQEATATARLPHGKLTVASLPTGANLLIGGKVFGQTPVVWQRMPAGTKKLTLQAKDFPPLELTVNVTDGADVTITPELGAAFPLLDARAILADTWVPDDPNRLTASFEITGRFAPKNGIVKNLKRQRLHENWLTKRYRYSGTVKAYDPKSGEIEFNEETADQSRYRIVATPTPTALAALNLNEKTAKGVTLNFYGQLTGVEEPRWPSKVITFELTSVELLKGDAP; this is encoded by the coding sequence ATGCATCCACACGCTTCACCCTCCGCGTTCGGCCAGCTGGCCGTAAGCGCCCTTTGCATCGTTCTCCTGCTGGCCGCCGGCTGCAGCAAATCTCCCGAGGAACAGCGCGCCGTCGCCAAGGCCGAAAAAGCGCGCACCACCGGCGCGCTGACCGTGAAGTCCAACCTGCCCGCCGCCACCTTCACGGTCGCGCCCGTGACCAGCGGGACGGAAACCGCCCCTGCTCCGCTCACCGGCAGCCTGGATCAACCGCTCGGCGGCCTGCCCCCGGGCAAGTATGCCGTCACCCTTCGCGCCGACGGCTGGCCCGAGATCGGCGGCCAGGTGGACGTGACCGCCGGGCAGACCGCGGAGATTGCGCTGAACTTCAAAAGCGGCTCCCTCAAACTGGAGTCGGAACCGACCGGCGCCACCGTGAAGCTCGGCGCCACCGCCCTCGGCAAAACGCCGCTCACCATCCCGATGCTCCCGCCGGGCGACTGCACCCTTACCCTGGAGCTGCCGAGCTGGCCGGCTCTCGCCTTCAAAACCACGATCACCGAGGACCAGGAAGCCACCGCCACCGCCCGCCTACCCCACGGAAAACTCACCGTGGCATCGCTCCCGACCGGCGCGAACCTGCTCATCGGCGGCAAGGTCTTCGGCCAGACGCCGGTCGTGTGGCAGCGCATGCCCGCCGGCACCAAGAAACTCACCCTGCAGGCGAAGGACTTTCCCCCGCTCGAACTCACCGTCAACGTGACCGACGGGGCCGACGTGACCATCACCCCCGAGTTGGGCGCCGCGTTTCCCCTGCTCGATGCGCGCGCCATTCTCGCCGACACCTGGGTGCCCGACGACCCCAACCGGCTCACGGCCAGCTTCGAGATCACGGGCCGCTTCGCCCCGAAAAACGGCATCGTCAAAAACCTGAAACGTCAGCGCCTGCACGAGAACTGGCTGACGAAGCGCTACCGCTACTCCGGCACGGTCAAGGCCTACGATCCCAAGAGCGGCGAGATCGAGTTCAACGAGGAGACCGCCGACCAAAGCCGCTACCGCATCGTGGCGACGCCAACTCCCACCGCCCTCGCCGCCCTGAATCTGAACGAGAAAACCGCCAAGGGCGTCACGCTCAACTTTTATGGCCAGCTCACCGGCGTGGAGGAGCCGCGCTGGCCGTCCAAGGTGATCACGTTCGAGCTGACCTCGGTCGAGTTGCTGAAGGGCGACGCGCCGTGA
- a CDS encoding DUF5069 domain-containing protein yields the protein MPHVPGLRSCYAKVGRFVYFGRMLDKIRLHAAGRLPAEYHANLGDSQTYVLDGRCCRFLGIRHADLRERTLAGGTDEEILAWVHAHGTPRTDEECHMWNRFIVKLGWRDERSAVLPQRIKDAGLTGKPIETLVDHIEFDEGRDPVATKAWESV from the coding sequence ATGCCCCACGTCCCCGGATTGCGCAGCTGTTACGCCAAGGTCGGCCGTTTCGTCTATTTCGGCCGCATGCTCGACAAGATCCGCCTGCACGCCGCGGGCCGGCTCCCCGCCGAATACCACGCCAACCTCGGCGACAGCCAGACCTACGTCCTCGACGGACGCTGCTGCCGCTTCCTCGGCATCCGCCACGCCGACCTGCGCGAGCGCACGCTCGCCGGCGGCACCGACGAGGAAATCCTCGCGTGGGTCCACGCGCACGGCACCCCGCGCACCGACGAGGAGTGCCACATGTGGAACCGTTTCATCGTGAAACTCGGCTGGCGCGACGAACGTTCCGCCGTCCTGCCCCAGCGCATCAAGGACGCCGGTCTCACCGGCAAACCGATCGAGACCCTCGTGGACCACATCGAGTTCGACGAAGGCCGCGACCCCGTCGCCACCAAGGCCTGGGAATCGGTGTGA
- the rnk gene encoding nucleoside diphosphate kinase regulator, whose product MNPTPLYITRDDHNRLHLLINAALRTSRSAALEKLRGELDRAVVIDPAAVPPDIVTMGSTVKIEDLYTSEIEEYTLTYPDRADIAAGRLSILAPIGTALIGFREGSIVDWPTPGGIRRLKIHRVTQPALAETRA is encoded by the coding sequence ATGAATCCCACTCCCCTCTACATCACCCGCGACGACCACAACCGTCTCCATCTCCTGATCAACGCCGCGCTCCGCACCAGCCGCTCCGCCGCCCTCGAAAAACTCCGCGGCGAACTCGACCGCGCCGTCGTCATCGATCCCGCCGCCGTGCCGCCCGACATCGTTACCATGGGCTCCACCGTGAAGATCGAGGATCTCTACACGAGCGAGATCGAGGAATATACGCTCACCTATCCCGACCGGGCCGACATCGCGGCCGGCCGGCTGTCCATCCTCGCGCCCATCGGCACGGCCCTGATCGGCTTTCGCGAGGGCAGCATCGTGGACTGGCCCACGCCCGGCGGCATCCGTCGCCTGAAAATCCACCGCGTCACCCAGCCGGCCCTGGCGGAAACGAGAGCCTAG
- a CDS encoding MmcQ/YjbR family DNA-binding protein, whose protein sequence is MAVSLTQLRAIALALPGVEERLCHGTPGFYVRNKLMARMQEDGEQLSLALPKAERDDLIERHPDVFSFTEHFAKYDYVLMNLAAANATLARQRIESAWRLKAARRVVATFDAHSE, encoded by the coding sequence ATGGCCGTATCACTGACCCAACTCCGCGCGATCGCACTGGCCCTTCCGGGCGTGGAGGAGCGCCTGTGTCACGGCACGCCGGGCTTTTATGTGCGCAACAAGCTCATGGCCCGGATGCAGGAGGACGGGGAGCAACTCTCCCTCGCCTTGCCCAAGGCGGAGCGCGACGACCTCATCGAGCGACATCCGGATGTGTTCTCGTTCACGGAGCATTTCGCCAAATACGACTACGTCCTCATGAACCTCGCCGCCGCCAACGCCACCCTCGCCCGGCAGCGGATCGAGAGCGCCTGGCGCCTCAAAGCCGCGCGGCGTGTCGTCGCCACCTTCGACGCCCATTCGGAATGA
- a CDS encoding Gfo/Idh/MocA family protein — MTTTRRRFLGQMAAGAAGLTLGSRLWASTLVPKKKDKLGVALVGLGYYSTDILAPALQLTEHCHLAGVVSGTPAKLKTWQEKHRLPDAALYSYDNFDSIANNPAIDVVYVVLPPSMHAEFTIRAAKAGKHVWCEKPMAPSVKECEAMIKACKDNNVTLAIGYRLHHEPNTRKLMEIRRAQKYGTPVRATAEAGYFDPRKDHWKQKKALGGGVMGDMGVYPLNALRYGTGLEPIAVTAKASTTRPEIYHEVEETMAFELEFPGGVTGKGEASFGKRMNALRVDCTAGWYELVPFQNYSGVKGRTSDGLALDAVVPNQQARQMDDDALAIIHGTPLLAPGEEGLKDTRVVEAIYRAAASGKQEQV, encoded by the coding sequence ATGACGACTACACGCAGGCGGTTTCTCGGACAGATGGCTGCGGGGGCGGCGGGGTTGACACTGGGATCGCGGCTGTGGGCCTCGACCCTCGTGCCGAAGAAGAAGGACAAACTCGGCGTCGCCCTCGTGGGTCTCGGTTACTACAGCACGGATATCCTCGCGCCAGCGCTGCAGCTCACGGAGCACTGTCACCTCGCGGGCGTCGTCTCGGGCACGCCGGCCAAGCTGAAGACCTGGCAGGAAAAACACCGCCTGCCCGACGCGGCGCTCTACAGCTACGACAACTTTGATTCCATCGCCAACAACCCCGCCATCGACGTGGTCTATGTGGTGCTCCCGCCCTCGATGCACGCGGAGTTCACGATCCGCGCGGCCAAGGCCGGCAAGCACGTGTGGTGCGAGAAGCCCATGGCGCCGTCGGTGAAGGAGTGCGAGGCGATGATCAAGGCGTGCAAGGACAACAACGTGACCCTCGCGATCGGTTACCGCCTCCATCACGAGCCGAACACGCGGAAGCTGATGGAAATCCGACGCGCGCAGAAATACGGCACTCCCGTGCGCGCCACGGCCGAGGCCGGTTACTTCGATCCGCGCAAGGACCACTGGAAGCAGAAGAAGGCGCTGGGCGGCGGGGTGATGGGCGACATGGGCGTGTATCCGCTCAACGCGCTCCGTTACGGCACCGGCCTCGAGCCGATCGCGGTCACGGCGAAAGCGTCCACGACGCGTCCCGAGATTTACCACGAGGTCGAGGAGACAATGGCCTTCGAGCTGGAATTCCCCGGCGGCGTGACCGGCAAGGGCGAGGCGAGCTTCGGCAAGCGCATGAACGCGCTGCGTGTGGACTGCACAGCGGGTTGGTATGAATTGGTGCCGTTCCAGAACTACAGCGGCGTCAAGGGCCGCACCAGCGACGGCCTCGCGCTCGATGCCGTGGTGCCGAACCAGCAGGCGCGGCAGATGGACGACGACGCCCTGGCCATCATCCACGGCACGCCGTTGCTCGCCCCCGGCGAGGAAGGCCTCAAGGACACGCGCGTGGTCGAAGCCATTTACCGCGCGGCGGCGTCGGGGAAGCAGGAGCAGGTCTGA
- a CDS encoding VOC family protein yields the protein MKTPKNTICLWYDKDALAAARFYAKLFPNSKVKAVHKAPADFPMGKKGQILTVEFTVLGIPCLGLNGGPMFKHSEAFSFQVATDTQAETDRYWNALIKNGGQASACGWCKDKWGINWQITPRALTAAMAAGGQTAERAFAAMMEMGKIDIAKIKAAIKG from the coding sequence ATGAAAACCCCCAAGAACACGATCTGCCTCTGGTACGACAAGGACGCCCTCGCGGCGGCCAGGTTCTACGCCAAGCTCTTCCCCAACAGCAAAGTGAAGGCCGTCCACAAGGCGCCGGCGGATTTCCCCATGGGCAAAAAGGGCCAGATTCTGACCGTCGAGTTCACCGTTCTCGGCATCCCGTGCCTCGGCCTCAACGGCGGGCCGATGTTCAAGCACAGCGAGGCCTTCTCCTTCCAAGTCGCCACCGACACCCAGGCCGAGACCGACCGCTACTGGAACGCCCTCATCAAAAACGGCGGCCAGGCCAGCGCCTGCGGCTGGTGCAAGGACAAGTGGGGCATCAACTGGCAGATCACCCCGCGCGCCCTCACCGCCGCCATGGCCGCCGGCGGCCAGACCGCCGAGCGTGCCTTCGCCGCCATGATGGAAATGGGCAAAATCGACATCGCGAAGATCAAGGCCGCGATCAAAGGCTGA
- a CDS encoding Rne/Rng family ribonuclease, producing MNDQPSHAGSSPQDAASRHEEELINPPTPKHAEPISADQLKAESKERAAQRPILQKILGLFRKEKGSFRELVINSEPLEKRVALLVDGQLDRFEIERESDDRMVGGIYKGRVKNLDPGLKAAFVDIGYTKNAFLHYWDMLPAATDSGVEVVRVNKKKGAPERKAEPTVKDIPGLYPPGSEIVIQVTKGPIGTKGPRTTTNLSLPGRYLILTPFSDGCGISRKIEDPHERKRLKTLINELTIPEGMGVIVRTAGEGKKSRYFVRDLHLLLKKWEEIQRKMSSDRAPACLYQEPDIIERTVRDFLTEDIDRVLIDNEGDFKRTQEYVAQISSRSKGKIAYYKDSIPVFERYNIERQIEQTFQRKVTLPSGGQIVIDETEALIAIDVNTGSHKSKSGDEKNTIFQVNMEAAVEMARQIRLRNIGGLVIMDFIDMKERRHRQSVYDKMVELMAEDKAKTHILPISQLGIMQMTRQRQSESLSSNLYTGCPYCHGRGSVKSATTMSVELQRRLSSVCRRLQMRKDGKEYSLRVHVHPSILERLRAEDADLLVRMEKLFQTKLAFRADPNYHVENFKIINANTNEEYR from the coding sequence ATGAACGATCAGCCCAGCCACGCCGGCTCCTCCCCGCAGGACGCCGCCTCTCGCCATGAAGAGGAACTCATCAACCCCCCGACGCCCAAGCACGCCGAGCCCATCTCGGCCGACCAGCTGAAGGCCGAGTCCAAGGAACGCGCCGCCCAACGGCCCATCCTCCAGAAAATCCTCGGCCTCTTCCGCAAGGAAAAGGGCAGTTTCCGCGAGCTCGTCATCAACTCCGAACCCCTCGAGAAGCGCGTCGCGCTCCTCGTGGACGGCCAACTCGACCGCTTCGAGATCGAGCGGGAATCCGACGACCGCATGGTCGGCGGCATCTACAAGGGCCGGGTCAAGAACCTCGACCCCGGCCTCAAGGCCGCCTTCGTGGACATCGGCTACACGAAGAACGCCTTCCTCCACTACTGGGACATGCTCCCCGCCGCCACCGACTCCGGCGTCGAGGTCGTGCGCGTGAACAAGAAAAAGGGCGCCCCCGAGCGCAAGGCCGAGCCCACCGTCAAGGACATCCCCGGCCTCTATCCGCCCGGCTCCGAGATCGTGATCCAGGTCACCAAGGGCCCCATCGGCACCAAGGGCCCCCGCACGACGACCAACCTCTCCCTGCCCGGCCGCTACCTCATCCTCACCCCGTTCTCCGACGGCTGCGGCATCTCCCGCAAGATCGAGGACCCGCACGAGCGCAAGCGCCTCAAGACCCTCATCAACGAGCTCACCATCCCCGAGGGCATGGGCGTCATCGTCCGCACCGCCGGCGAGGGCAAGAAGTCCCGCTACTTCGTCCGCGACCTGCACCTCCTCCTCAAGAAGTGGGAGGAGATCCAGCGCAAGATGTCGTCCGACCGCGCCCCCGCCTGCCTCTACCAGGAACCCGACATCATCGAGCGCACCGTCCGCGACTTCCTCACCGAGGACATCGACCGCGTGCTCATCGACAACGAGGGCGACTTCAAGCGCACCCAAGAATACGTCGCCCAGATCTCGTCCCGCTCCAAGGGCAAGATTGCCTACTACAAGGACTCCATCCCCGTCTTCGAGCGCTACAACATCGAACGCCAGATCGAGCAGACCTTCCAGCGCAAGGTCACCCTGCCCTCCGGCGGCCAGATCGTGATCGACGAGACCGAGGCCCTCATCGCCATCGACGTCAACACCGGCTCCCACAAGTCCAAGTCCGGCGACGAGAAGAACACCATCTTCCAGGTGAACATGGAGGCCGCCGTCGAGATGGCCCGCCAGATCCGCCTGCGCAACATCGGCGGCCTCGTCATCATGGACTTCATCGACATGAAGGAGCGCCGCCACCGCCAGTCGGTTTACGACAAGATGGTCGAGCTGATGGCCGAGGACAAAGCCAAGACCCACATCCTCCCCATCTCGCAGCTCGGCATCATGCAGATGACGCGCCAGCGCCAGTCCGAGTCGCTCTCGAGCAATCTCTACACCGGCTGCCCGTATTGCCACGGCCGCGGCTCGGTGAAGAGCGCCACCACGATGAGCGTCGAGCTCCAGCGCCGCCTCAGCTCCGTCTGCCGCCGCCTCCAGATGCGCAAGGACGGCAAGGAATACTCCCTCCGCGTCCACGTGCACCCGTCCATCCTCGAGCGACTCCGCGCCGAGGACGCCGACCTCTTGGTGCGAATGGAGAAGCTTTTCCAGACCAAGCTGGCCTTCCGCGCCGACCCGAACTACCACGTGGAAAACTTCAAAATCATCAACGCGAACACGAACGAGGAGTACCGCTGA
- the rodA gene encoding rod shape-determining protein RodA has translation MKLLRNLGLASFFKLTTRERFDRITPACILLLGLIGVFFIYSAQMARDGSQWKSQLVYLGLGSLIYLGTALLDYRIWLRYAHWVYLAGLILLVLVLIPGIGTTHGMGARRWIDVGVAFQPSEFAKIAVLFITASILTGSKLGSVADSLQVLLKLALAVGIPMLLIILEPDLGSALAIAPMVFAMLFVSNLSMRFFTGALGIFALVVGVVALDVWRYSNYMEENNLSFSRDRGAYEKHSLLPLKDYQRNRILDFAQPEKIDPMGIGWNSRQSLISVGSGGLAGKGWTEGTQAKLGYLPPAVAHNDFIFSVIAEEKGFLGSITVVGLLGVVLWNGLRIAGLARDRFGALLALGVTVLMAVHVFVNIAMTIGLMPVKGIPLPFISYGGTFVLSCCLLQGLVQSVYRFRRDT, from the coding sequence GTGAAACTCCTGCGCAACCTCGGCCTGGCCAGCTTTTTCAAGCTCACCACCCGCGAGCGTTTCGACCGGATCACGCCGGCGTGCATCCTCCTGCTCGGGCTCATCGGCGTGTTCTTCATCTACAGCGCCCAGATGGCCCGCGACGGCTCCCAGTGGAAGAGCCAGTTGGTTTATCTCGGTCTCGGCAGCCTCATCTACCTCGGGACCGCCCTGCTCGATTACCGCATCTGGCTGCGTTACGCCCACTGGGTCTATCTGGCCGGCCTGATCCTGCTGGTCCTCGTGCTCATCCCGGGCATCGGCACCACCCATGGCATGGGCGCCCGGCGCTGGATTGACGTGGGCGTGGCCTTCCAACCCTCGGAATTCGCCAAGATCGCCGTCCTCTTCATCACCGCCTCCATCCTCACCGGTTCCAAACTCGGCAGCGTGGCCGACTCGCTCCAGGTCCTGTTAAAATTGGCCCTTGCCGTGGGTATCCCCATGCTCTTGATAATCTTGGAACCCGACCTCGGCAGCGCCCTCGCGATCGCTCCCATGGTCTTCGCCATGCTGTTCGTCTCCAACCTATCGATGCGCTTTTTCACCGGGGCTCTGGGCATTTTTGCCCTGGTCGTCGGCGTGGTCGCGCTCGATGTCTGGCGTTACAGCAACTACATGGAGGAGAACAACCTGAGCTTCTCCCGGGATCGTGGCGCCTACGAGAAGCACTCGCTCCTCCCGCTCAAGGACTACCAGCGCAACCGCATCCTGGACTTCGCCCAACCCGAGAAAATCGACCCCATGGGCATCGGCTGGAACAGCCGCCAGTCGCTCATCTCCGTCGGCTCCGGCGGCCTCGCCGGCAAGGGCTGGACCGAGGGCACCCAGGCCAAGCTCGGCTACCTGCCCCCCGCGGTCGCACACAACGATTTCATCTTCTCCGTCATCGCGGAGGAAAAAGGATTTCTGGGAAGCATCACCGTCGTCGGCCTCCTCGGCGTGGTTTTGTGGAACGGACTGCGGATCGCGGGCCTCGCCCGTGACCGTTTCGGCGCCTTACTGGCGCTCGGCGTCACGGTCCTCATGGCCGTGCACGTGTTCGTCAACATCGCCATGACCATCGGACTCATGCCGGTGAAAGGCATACCGCTTCCGTTTATCAGCTACGGCGGCACCTTCGTGCTCAGCTGCTGCTTGCTGCAAGGACTGGTCCAAAGCGTCTATCGCTTCCGGAGGGACACCTAA
- a CDS encoding O-antigen ligase family protein, whose product MMTETAGMPEFIAADGVTQEGFVGLCPGLRRLRRAAVLAPMHPQLRNALVVLAAGVLAVWVGISLAQEKHFIASVAALVSVWAVLAWTRGPLAEAWLLGFLVFGYVIGNRGFAQITPIAGLPLFLSELGLAVAVALVLLRGAQSRFLPVQSDWLNGLLLLWLALGGSRILWDVRQHGFMALRDFATVYYVLYFFAAQALARHAASHRLLRTTFLVTFAVLPIPGLLSHLFPDFFLHNLLVSGVPLIFYKGDLMSTFLFISFLLLLPGERFTWRGLIPGRWLLALISLVFGLLLLSRASMVGLLVACGLIACSGRWRPLGVIATVCATGLLAVFVVSFLQKKDFRDTRAYAIYEAAASIADFSGTRDYQSDDSGNKGDNNRFRLVWWRNVAVETATTSPLFGLGFGADLAAGFVREYYPDSNDDFSARSPHNIFLTAFGRMGAAGVLVLLAVYTTLFFSTLRTARAARSDPTRQSALTLQAACWVVLISACFGVVLEGPMGAIPFWILLGLAHHEATRSSESPNAPLPASAAAL is encoded by the coding sequence ATGATGACCGAGACGGCGGGCATGCCCGAATTCATCGCCGCGGACGGGGTGACGCAAGAGGGCTTTGTCGGTTTGTGTCCGGGGTTGCGCCGGCTCCGCCGGGCCGCTGTGCTCGCGCCGATGCATCCCCAACTGCGCAATGCCCTCGTCGTGCTGGCCGCCGGCGTGCTGGCCGTTTGGGTGGGCATCTCCCTGGCGCAGGAGAAGCATTTCATCGCCTCGGTCGCGGCCCTCGTCTCGGTGTGGGCCGTGCTCGCGTGGACCCGTGGACCTCTCGCCGAGGCGTGGTTGCTGGGGTTTCTCGTTTTCGGTTACGTGATCGGGAACCGCGGCTTCGCCCAAATAACACCCATCGCGGGCCTGCCACTGTTCCTGAGCGAGCTCGGGCTGGCCGTGGCGGTGGCCCTCGTGCTGTTGCGCGGCGCACAGAGTCGGTTTCTGCCCGTGCAATCCGACTGGCTCAACGGTCTGCTCCTGCTCTGGCTCGCCCTCGGGGGCAGTCGTATTCTCTGGGATGTCCGCCAGCATGGCTTCATGGCCCTGCGCGACTTTGCCACGGTTTATTACGTGCTGTATTTCTTCGCTGCCCAGGCCCTGGCCCGGCATGCGGCATCCCACCGGCTCCTGCGGACCACCTTCCTGGTCACTTTTGCCGTGCTGCCGATCCCGGGTCTCCTTTCGCATCTGTTCCCGGATTTTTTCCTTCACAACCTGCTCGTCAGCGGGGTGCCGCTCATCTTCTACAAGGGCGACCTGATGAGCACATTTCTGTTTATCAGCTTCCTGCTGCTGCTGCCGGGCGAGCGTTTCACCTGGCGGGGCCTGATCCCGGGGCGCTGGCTGCTGGCGTTGATCTCGCTGGTCTTCGGCCTGCTGCTGTTGTCCCGGGCGAGCATGGTCGGGCTGCTGGTCGCCTGCGGCTTGATCGCCTGCTCGGGGCGTTGGCGGCCGCTGGGGGTGATCGCCACCGTGTGCGCCACCGGGCTGCTCGCCGTTTTCGTCGTGTCGTTCCTCCAGAAAAAGGACTTCCGCGATACCCGGGCCTACGCGATCTACGAGGCCGCGGCCTCCATCGCCGACTTCAGCGGCACGCGCGACTACCAGAGCGATGACAGTGGAAACAAGGGCGACAACAACCGCTTCCGCCTCGTCTGGTGGCGCAACGTGGCCGTGGAGACCGCCACCACCTCGCCGCTCTTCGGGCTCGGCTTCGGCGCCGACCTGGCCGCCGGCTTTGTGCGCGAGTATTACCCCGACTCCAACGACGACTTTTCCGCCCGGAGTCCCCACAACATCTTCCTCACCGCCTTTGGGCGCATGGGCGCCGCCGGTGTGCTCGTGTTGCTGGCGGTCTATACGACCCTGTTTTTTTCCACGCTGCGCACGGCGCGGGCGGCCCGGAGCGATCCAACCCGGCAATCCGCGCTCACCTTGCAGGCGGCTTGCTGGGTCGTGCTGATCAGTGCCTGCTTCGGCGTCGTGCTGGAGGGACCGATGGGGGCGATTCCATTTTGGATCCTGCTGGGGCTCGCCCATCACGAAGCCACCCGCTCCTCCGAATCTCCCAACGCACCGTTGCCAGCATCCGCCGCGGCACTTTAG
- a CDS encoding glycosyltransferase family 2 protein encodes MPAVSVIMAYHRITPHLRPAVRSILAQTLGDLELIAVDNGTGQGLGALGEEGRDPRVRLLSFPENRGIAAAHNAAVAMACGEFIAMMDYDDLSLPARLERQVAALRADSALGLVFTAAATIDAADRVVGREFAIASPREHAAFSAYAMPANSPTLTARREVFARFPHRAEYRIAPDYDFYTRAAEAWPSRTLPEVLFHYRRHAGQTTAGTPALQVLENALTRLLAARRRAGRPEAFAELMVRTAAMRDRPPVPADTFAWLAERALEEKLAVLAAHSARRLINARRNLRGLDEGLSLMLEAQVNGGFSAEALRIFLTGPLRTHDLRPL; translated from the coding sequence ATGCCCGCCGTCTCGGTCATCATGGCCTACCACCGGATCACTCCGCACCTGCGGCCGGCGGTGCGGAGCATCCTCGCTCAGACGCTCGGTGATCTGGAACTGATCGCGGTGGACAACGGCACGGGTCAAGGGCTCGGGGCCTTGGGGGAGGAGGGGCGGGATCCGCGCGTGCGGTTGCTGTCGTTCCCGGAAAACCGGGGCATCGCCGCCGCGCACAACGCCGCGGTGGCGATGGCGTGCGGCGAGTTCATCGCCATGATGGACTACGACGATCTCTCGCTGCCAGCCCGGCTGGAAAGGCAGGTCGCCGCGCTGCGCGCCGATTCGGCGCTCGGTCTGGTCTTCACGGCGGCGGCTACGATCGATGCCGCGGATCGCGTGGTTGGTCGGGAGTTTGCCATCGCGTCACCGCGTGAGCACGCGGCCTTCAGCGCCTACGCGATGCCGGCCAACTCGCCGACGCTCACCGCCCGGCGCGAAGTTTTCGCGCGGTTTCCGCACCGGGCAGAGTATCGCATCGCGCCGGACTACGATTTCTACACGCGCGCGGCGGAGGCCTGGCCGAGCCGGACGCTGCCGGAAGTCCTTTTCCATTACCGCCGGCATGCCGGGCAGACCACGGCGGGCACACCAGCGCTGCAAGTATTGGAGAACGCGCTGACCCGGCTGCTCGCGGCCCGACGGCGGGCCGGACGGCCCGAGGCCTTTGCCGAACTGATGGTCCGGACCGCGGCGATGCGAGATCGACCGCCCGTGCCGGCGGACACGTTCGCGTGGTTGGCCGAGCGCGCGCTTGAGGAGAAACTCGCGGTGCTGGCCGCTCATTCCGCACGCCGTTTGATCAACGCACGCCGCAATTTGCGCGGGCTGGATGAGGGCCTCTCCCTGATGCTGGAGGCACAAGTTAACGGCGGGTTTAGCGCGGAAGCGTTGCGGATTTTTCTGACCGGCCCGTTGAGGACTCACGACCTCCGACCGCTGTGA